Proteins encoded within one genomic window of Deltaproteobacteria bacterium:
- a CDS encoding endonuclease III: MRNADLIKVFSILKKEYSRLKTPAVTVVSERTKDPFRVLVSCVISLRTKDDVTARASARLFERAKTLAKMAALTPVVIEKLIYPAGFYRTKAKVIRNLSLDIIKKYNGSVPDSIDELLTLKGVGRKTANLVVTLGFGKPGICVDVHVHRITNRWGYVRTKNPEATEFALRKKLPGRYWIPINDYLVAYGQNICTPVSPRCSECAIFKYCKRVGVGKRR, translated from the coding sequence ATGCGCAATGCCGACCTCATAAAAGTTTTTTCCATCCTTAAAAAAGAATACTCACGGCTTAAGACACCGGCCGTTACGGTCGTGTCCGAAAGGACAAAAGACCCGTTTCGCGTGCTCGTGTCATGCGTTATAAGCTTGAGGACAAAGGACGATGTTACGGCAAGAGCGTCGGCAAGGCTCTTCGAGAGGGCAAAGACTTTGGCCAAAATGGCAGCACTTACGCCCGTAGTAATTGAAAAGCTCATCTACCCGGCCGGGTTCTACAGGACAAAGGCAAAGGTAATAAGGAATCTTTCTCTTGATATAATCAAGAAATATAACGGCAGTGTGCCGGATTCAATCGATGAGCTTCTCACCCTTAAAGGGGTCGGCAGAAAGACCGCTAATCTTGTCGTTACGCTGGGTTTTGGCAAGCCCGGTATCTGTGTTGACGTGCATGTGCATCGGATTACGAACCGTTGGGGTTATGTGAGGACGAAGAACCCGGAAGCAACCGAGTTTGCGTTAAGGAAGAAACTGCCGGGCCGTTACTGGATACCGATTAACGACTATCTTGTCGCATACGGGCAAAATATTTGTACTCCTGTTAGCCCGCGCTGCTCGGAGTGCGCAATATTCAAATACTGTAAGCGCGTAGGGGTGGGGAAAAGGAGGTAG
- a CDS encoding RNA polymerase sigma factor has protein sequence MTGVSDIELVKMAASGDREAFGLFAERHYGLIYRTAFKWSGVKADAEDITQESLMKLARSIDTFRSESDVKTWLYRVTVNAAKDFHRRNSVKRKYEEAYVSESLGASAADEGIPERSEEKDALMAAIGRLSDKLKDALLLVVSEGLSHAEAAKVLGCAVTTVAWRVFEAKRRLSEMLEKGAGA, from the coding sequence ATGACAGGGGTCTCTGACATAGAGCTCGTAAAAATGGCCGCCTCGGGCGACAGGGAGGCGTTTGGCCTCTTTGCCGAGCGCCACTACGGGCTTATCTACCGTACTGCCTTCAAGTGGTCCGGCGTAAAGGCAGACGCAGAGGACATTACCCAGGAATCCCTTATGAAGCTTGCGAGATCGATAGACACCTTCAGGAGCGAATCGGACGTAAAGACCTGGCTCTACAGGGTTACCGTTAACGCGGCAAAGGATTTTCACAGAAGGAATTCGGTTAAGAGAAAGTATGAGGAAGCGTATGTAAGCGAGAGCCTCGGCGCGTCAGCAGCCGATGAGGGTATCCCTGAGAGAAGCGAGGAAAAGGACGCGCTCATGGCTGCGATAGGCAGGCTCTCGGATAAACTAAAGGACGCGCTCCTTTTGGTTGTAAGCGAGGGGCTTAGCCACGCAGAGGCGGCGAAGGTTCTCGGGTGCGCCGTTACGACAGTTGCCTGGCGCGTGTTCGAGGCAAAGCGCAGGCTCTCGGAGATGCTTGAGAAAGGGGCCGGGGCATGA
- a CDS encoding von Willebrand factor type A domain-containing protein has protein sequence MKKSDIEKLLKDMNVPLPDDKKKDESIKAAMEEFDAAKKRSKAAKAFEDEERPTGINKFFGGIPVMKALTGMAAAVLVLVVGFAFIMPQFKSGKIVTVASAPAEVDVKRPSTVASAPEAKQDAPLRYPAGDVGKQVSVPPSVAVAKSAPPVPADKEIHGVVAPKADFAAGEGRGDISMDEMATESMDAKVSSAAPFADSRAKVGLLAKKEKVAGDEGRHYLMSPSTVPVEAKPQYYKDEGRNKFEHKEINPVKVAKDEPVSTFSIDVDTASYAFVRRSIREGHWPQADAVRTEELINYFDYDYELPGSRSKPFLPNVSVMPSPWDKDKKLVHIGIKGYDIVSREKPRANLVFLVDVSGSMNSPDKLPLLVSSLKLLVGELDKNDTVAIAVYAGAAGVVLEPTKAAEKTKIYNALERLQAGGSTAGGAGLKLAYSLAEENFDKKAVNRVILATDGDFNVGITNTNELQSYIENKRETGVYLSVLGFGEGNYNDELMQKLAHYGNGNAAYIDTIDEARKALVEEAASTLFTIANDVKIQIEFNPAMVAEYRLIGYETRMLNREDFRNDKVDAGDIGSGHAVTAIYEITPVGSKAALVEPLRYGSDEGEGKKISGNKTDYAYLRLRYKVPGEKTGRELEKAITVKDEARTVEAAPVESRFAASVAAFGEILKGGRYTGDYTLEDVARLAASSKGEDKSGYRAEFVKLVKLAAKTAK, from the coding sequence ATGAAGAAGAGCGACATAGAAAAATTGCTAAAGGATATGAACGTGCCGCTTCCGGACGACAAGAAGAAGGACGAAAGCATAAAGGCTGCGATGGAGGAATTCGACGCCGCGAAGAAAAGGTCGAAGGCTGCCAAAGCTTTTGAGGACGAGGAGCGTCCAACGGGTATAAATAAATTCTTTGGAGGTATACCCGTTATGAAGGCGCTTACAGGCATGGCAGCAGCAGTACTGGTTCTGGTCGTAGGGTTTGCGTTCATTATGCCGCAGTTTAAGTCAGGTAAAATAGTTACGGTTGCAAGCGCTCCGGCAGAGGTCGATGTAAAGAGGCCGTCTACGGTAGCGTCTGCCCCGGAGGCAAAGCAGGATGCGCCGCTTCGTTATCCGGCAGGCGATGTGGGTAAGCAGGTTTCCGTACCGCCGTCTGTTGCCGTGGCAAAGTCTGCTCCGCCTGTGCCGGCAGATAAAGAGATTCACGGTGTTGTCGCGCCAAAGGCGGATTTTGCGGCAGGCGAAGGTCGTGGAGACATAAGCATGGATGAAATGGCTACGGAATCTATGGATGCCAAGGTTTCGTCCGCAGCTCCTTTTGCGGATTCGCGGGCAAAGGTCGGCTTGCTTGCGAAGAAGGAAAAGGTGGCGGGCGATGAGGGCCGACATTATCTGATGTCGCCGTCTACAGTGCCTGTTGAGGCAAAGCCGCAGTATTATAAGGATGAAGGCAGAAATAAGTTCGAGCACAAGGAAATAAACCCGGTAAAAGTCGCAAAGGACGAGCCTGTCTCGACCTTCTCCATAGACGTTGACACGGCATCCTACGCATTCGTAAGACGCAGCATTCGCGAGGGCCATTGGCCCCAAGCTGACGCAGTGCGCACAGAGGAACTCATAAACTACTTCGACTACGACTACGAGCTTCCGGGCAGCAGGTCCAAGCCGTTTTTGCCCAATGTTTCCGTGATGCCCTCTCCTTGGGACAAGGATAAAAAGCTCGTGCACATAGGCATAAAGGGCTATGACATCGTAAGCAGGGAAAAGCCGAGGGCCAACCTTGTGTTTCTTGTGGACGTGTCGGGCTCCATGAACAGCCCTGATAAGCTTCCGCTTCTCGTAAGCTCTCTAAAGCTCCTTGTCGGAGAGCTTGATAAGAACGATACCGTTGCCATTGCCGTGTACGCAGGAGCAGCCGGCGTTGTGCTTGAGCCCACGAAGGCAGCGGAGAAGACAAAGATATATAATGCACTCGAAAGGCTCCAGGCCGGCGGCTCGACAGCAGGCGGAGCGGGCTTAAAGCTTGCGTACTCGCTTGCAGAGGAGAACTTCGATAAGAAGGCCGTCAATAGAGTGATACTCGCAACAGACGGAGACTTTAACGTCGGCATAACGAATACGAACGAGCTTCAAAGCTACATCGAGAATAAGAGGGAAACGGGCGTGTATCTCTCTGTGCTCGGTTTTGGCGAGGGCAACTATAACGACGAGCTCATGCAAAAGCTCGCGCACTATGGTAACGGCAACGCGGCCTACATAGATACAATAGACGAGGCAAGAAAGGCGCTTGTCGAGGAGGCTGCCTCAACGCTCTTTACGATTGCCAATGACGTAAAAATCCAGATTGAGTTCAACCCGGCTATGGTCGCGGAGTACAGGCTGATAGGGTACGAAACAAGGATGCTAAACCGCGAGGATTTCCGTAACGACAAGGTCGATGCAGGAGACATCGGAAGCGGTCATGCTGTGACGGCCATATATGAAATCACGCCCGTTGGCTCGAAGGCCGCGCTCGTAGAGCCGCTTCGCTACGGCTCGGATGAGGGCGAAGGCAAAAAAATCAGTGGAAACAAAACCGACTATGCGTATCTTAGGCTGCGCTATAAGGTCCCTGGTGAAAAGACCGGGCGCGAATTAGAGAAGGCCATCACCGTAAAGGATGAAGCGCGGACAGTCGAGGCTGCGCCTGTTGAGTCGAGGTTTGCAGCATCTGTTGCGGCATTTGGCGAGATACTTAAAGGCGGCAGGTATACTGGTGATTATACGCTCGAAGACGTTGCAAGGCTTGCCGCGTCCTCAAAGGGCGAAGACAAGTCCGGGTACAGGGCTGAGTTCGTAAAGCTTGTGAAGCTCGCGGCAAAGACAGCAAAATAG
- a CDS encoding acetate--CoA ligase family protein, with the protein MNADVIKQAVSKGHKTLNEVEAKSLVASLGLPVPESRLVRDKEEALSAASLIGYPVVLKVVSRLFLHKSDIGGVITGIRDPREMEEAWMEAYVNVAGDFAMVNLDGFLVEKMVPKGIEVIIGAFRDAQFGPAVMFGIGGVAVEYLKDVSFRLAPVTLDEARSMIKEVRSFPLLNGARGEHGDIEAVAAAIVKISAAFEAMPELKEFEVNPFVVYEKGLVAVDARAALK; encoded by the coding sequence ATGAACGCGGACGTCATAAAACAAGCTGTATCAAAGGGGCATAAGACGCTAAACGAGGTCGAGGCCAAGAGCCTTGTTGCCTCGCTCGGGCTTCCTGTGCCCGAGTCACGGCTTGTAAGGGATAAAGAAGAGGCCTTGAGCGCAGCTTCCTTAATCGGGTACCCTGTTGTCTTGAAGGTTGTTTCCAGGCTTTTTCTCCATAAGAGCGACATAGGCGGAGTTATCACAGGCATACGCGACCCGCGCGAGATGGAAGAGGCGTGGATGGAGGCATATGTCAATGTTGCCGGCGATTTCGCCATGGTCAACCTCGACGGGTTTCTCGTCGAAAAGATGGTGCCAAAGGGCATAGAGGTAATCATCGGCGCCTTCAGGGACGCGCAGTTTGGCCCGGCCGTAATGTTTGGCATAGGCGGGGTGGCGGTAGAGTATCTAAAGGACGTTAGCTTTCGCCTTGCCCCTGTTACGCTTGATGAGGCGAGGTCGATGATAAAAGAGGTGAGAAGTTTCCCTCTCTTAAACGGCGCCAGAGGCGAGCACGGCGACATAGAGGCCGTTGCCGCTGCCATAGTGAAGATATCCGCGGCCTTCGAGGCCATGCCGGAGCTTAAGGAGTTCGAGGTAAATCCGTTCGTCGTATATGAGAAGGGGCTTGTTGCGGTTGATGCGCGGGCAGCACTTAAGTAG
- a CDS encoding DUF4149 domain-containing protein: MIHVINFIYLMSLIVWLGSMIFFSFIAAPSIFKTLPRETAGDVVGDVFPKYWMTGYICGALSIASYAYVSGAERSVDMLIIVLLSVMLVLMLFSGLVVGNNARIIKRKMRDTPDTELRERLRRDFIKVHTASTLLNLVIMVLGVVVVMCTAVGRARF, encoded by the coding sequence GTGATACACGTGATAAATTTTATCTACCTTATGTCGCTAATAGTATGGCTTGGCAGCATGATATTTTTTAGCTTTATTGCGGCGCCAAGCATATTCAAGACGCTGCCAAGAGAAACAGCCGGCGACGTGGTCGGCGATGTATTTCCGAAGTACTGGATGACAGGTTATATATGCGGGGCGCTCTCCATTGCCTCGTATGCCTATGTCTCCGGAGCCGAGCGAAGCGTGGATATGCTCATAATCGTGCTTCTCTCTGTAATGCTAGTGTTGATGCTTTTTTCCGGGCTCGTTGTCGGCAATAACGCGCGCATAATAAAGCGCAAGATGCGCGATACCCCTGATACAGAGCTTAGGGAGCGCCTTAGAAGGGATTTTATAAAGGTGCATACCGCGAGCACGCTCTTGAACCTCGTAATCATGGTGCTTGGCGTGGTCGTTGTGATGTGCACGGCGGTCGGGCGCGCGCGTTTTTGA
- the groL gene encoding chaperonin GroEL (60 kDa chaperone family; promotes refolding of misfolded polypeptides especially under stressful conditions; forms two stacked rings of heptamers to form a barrel-shaped 14mer; ends can be capped by GroES; misfolded proteins enter the barrel where they are refolded when GroES binds), with the protein MSAKEIIFGQSARGAILRGVNILADTVKVTLGPKGRNVVIEKSFGSPVITKDGVSVAKEIELENKFENMGAQMVKEVASKTSDIAGDGTTTATVLAQAIFREGSKLVAAGHNPMELKRGIEKAVESATDSLKKLSKPIKEKKEIAQVGTISANGDTTIGEIIAEAMDKVGKEGVITVEEAKGMETVLDVVEGMQFDRGYLSPYFVTDAERMECVLEDAFILINEKKISSMRDLLPVLEKIAKLGKPLVIIAEDVEGEALATLVVNKLRGTLHAAAVKAPGFGDRRKAMLEDIAALTNGKLIAEELGIKLETLDIKDLGRAKRVVIDKENTTIIDGAGKKDVIDARVKQIRAQIEESTSDYDKEKLQERLAKLVGGVAVINVGAATETEMKEKKARVEDALHATRAAVEEGVVPGGGVAYLRALEAVEKMKLEGDKQFGVNIVRRALEEPIRQIVANAGGEGSIVVEKVKGGKGAFGFNAASEEYEDLVKAGVIDPTKVSRIALQNASSIAGLLLTTEAMIAEKPKEDKGGMPGGMPGMGGMGGMGGGMDMM; encoded by the coding sequence ATGTCAGCAAAAGAAATCATCTTTGGCCAAAGCGCCAGGGGCGCAATTCTACGCGGCGTAAATATTCTGGCCGATACCGTAAAGGTAACGCTTGGGCCCAAGGGCCGTAACGTCGTAATCGAGAAGAGCTTTGGCTCCCCGGTCATCACAAAGGACGGAGTCTCGGTTGCAAAGGAAATAGAGCTTGAGAATAAGTTCGAGAACATGGGCGCGCAGATGGTAAAGGAAGTAGCGAGCAAGACAAGCGACATCGCCGGAGACGGCACCACCACCGCGACAGTCCTTGCGCAGGCAATTTTTCGCGAGGGCAGTAAGCTCGTTGCCGCAGGCCACAACCCGATGGAACTTAAGAGGGGCATAGAAAAGGCCGTAGAGAGCGCAACAGACAGCCTTAAAAAGCTTTCCAAGCCGATTAAGGAGAAAAAGGAAATCGCGCAGGTCGGCACCATATCCGCTAACGGCGATACCACAATCGGCGAAATCATAGCCGAGGCAATGGATAAGGTCGGCAAAGAGGGCGTTATCACAGTCGAAGAGGCAAAGGGCATGGAAACAGTGCTCGACGTTGTCGAGGGCATGCAGTTCGACAGGGGATACCTTTCTCCCTACTTCGTGACCGATGCAGAGAGAATGGAGTGCGTGCTCGAGGACGCCTTCATCCTCATTAACGAGAAAAAGATTTCCAGCATGAGGGACCTTCTCCCCGTGCTCGAGAAAATCGCGAAGCTTGGCAAGCCCCTTGTGATTATCGCCGAGGACGTCGAGGGCGAAGCGCTTGCCACCCTCGTCGTAAATAAGCTTCGTGGCACGCTCCACGCGGCAGCTGTAAAGGCCCCTGGCTTTGGCGACAGGCGTAAGGCCATGCTCGAGGACATAGCAGCTCTCACAAACGGCAAGCTCATTGCCGAAGAGCTTGGTATAAAGCTCGAGACTCTCGACATAAAGGACCTTGGCAGGGCAAAGAGAGTGGTAATCGACAAGGAGAACACCACAATCATCGACGGCGCAGGCAAGAAGGACGTAATCGACGCCAGGGTTAAGCAGATAAGGGCGCAGATAGAGGAAAGCACCTCTGACTACGACAAGGAAAAGCTCCAGGAGAGGCTCGCAAAGCTCGTTGGCGGAGTTGCCGTAATAAATGTCGGCGCTGCTACCGAAACAGAGATGAAGGAGAAGAAGGCCAGGGTCGAGGACGCTCTTCACGCAACAAGGGCAGCTGTTGAGGAAGGTGTTGTTCCTGGCGGCGGTGTAGCGTACCTTCGTGCGCTCGAGGCAGTTGAGAAGATGAAGCTCGAGGGCGATAAGCAGTTTGGCGTGAACATCGTAAGAAGGGCCCTTGAGGAGCCGATACGCCAGATAGTTGCCAACGCAGGCGGCGAAGGCTCCATCGTTGTCGAGAAGGTAAAGGGCGGTAAGGGCGCATTCGGCTTCAACGCCGCAAGCGAGGAGTACGAGGACCTCGTGAAGGCGGGAGTCATAGACCCGACCAAGGTATCGAGGATAGCGCTTCAGAACGCGTCTTCAATAGCCGGGCTGCTTCTCACCACCGAGGCCATGATTGCCGAAAAGCCCAAGGAGGATAAGGGCGGCATGCCGGGCGGTATGCCTGGAATGGGCGGCATGGGCGGTATGGGCGGCGGCATGGACATGATGTAA
- a CDS encoding OmpA family protein produces the protein MKKYILLAALAFLFTGCVSTKQYDALQKVSDAKDAEIDRLTLELDTKRRHLEELQKALGDISGEKKATADILADAKNKISELEKENEYLARENERMRVKTGEISAEKEAELSRLKNSYDSLVKELEGEIEKGEVKITQAVDRLSVNLVDQILFNSGETQIKPEGMKVLERVGALLKNISDKQIRVIGHTDNVPVSGKLKEKFPTNWEISAARATNVVKYLQESSGVDPKFLSLAGFAEHRPIDSNDTKEGRLRNRRIEILLLPMDIDKVLEELKK, from the coding sequence ATGAAAAAATACATTCTGCTCGCAGCTCTGGCATTTCTGTTCACAGGATGCGTAAGCACCAAGCAATACGATGCGCTCCAAAAGGTCTCGGACGCAAAGGACGCGGAAATAGACCGTCTCACACTCGAACTCGACACAAAGAGAAGACACCTCGAAGAACTGCAAAAGGCGCTTGGCGACATAAGCGGCGAGAAAAAAGCCACTGCCGACATACTGGCCGACGCAAAAAACAAGATAAGCGAACTTGAAAAGGAAAACGAGTACCTCGCAAGGGAAAACGAGAGAATGAGGGTAAAGACCGGCGAGATAAGCGCCGAAAAGGAGGCGGAACTCTCGAGGCTCAAAAACTCCTACGACAGCCTGGTAAAGGAGCTCGAAGGGGAAATCGAAAAAGGCGAGGTCAAGATAACCCAGGCGGTCGACAGACTCTCGGTGAACCTCGTTGACCAGATACTCTTCAACTCCGGAGAAACACAGATAAAGCCCGAAGGCATGAAAGTGCTCGAAAGGGTCGGCGCGCTGTTGAAAAACATCTCGGATAAGCAGATCCGCGTCATCGGCCACACCGACAACGTGCCGGTTAGCGGCAAACTTAAGGAAAAATTCCCAACGAACTGGGAGATATCTGCGGCAAGGGCCACAAACGTCGTAAAGTATCTTCAGGAATCGTCCGGCGTAGACCCGAAGTTCCTCTCCCTGGCAGGCTTTGCCGAGCACCGCCCCATAGACTCAAACGACACCAAGGAAGGTCGCTTAAGGAACAGGAGAATAGAGATACTGCTACTACCGATGGATATAGACAAAGTGCTCGAAGAGCTGAAAAAGTAA
- a CDS encoding co-chaperone GroES: protein MKIRPLHDRVIVKRLAEEEVTKGGIIIPDTAKEAPAEGTIIAAGPGKSDETGKVTPLNVKKGDKVIFSKYAGTEIKVKGEELLIMREEDILGVVEG from the coding sequence ATGAAGATCAGACCGCTACATGACCGCGTGATAGTGAAAAGGCTCGCGGAAGAGGAAGTGACAAAGGGAGGCATCATCATCCCGGATACCGCAAAAGAGGCCCCGGCAGAGGGCACGATTATCGCAGCAGGCCCGGGCAAGTCGGATGAGACCGGCAAGGTCACCCCGCTTAACGTCAAAAAGGGCGACAAGGTGATATTCTCCAAGTACGCGGGCACGGAAATCAAGGTGAAGGGCGAAGAGCTCCTCATAATGAGGGAAGAAGACATCCTCGGCGTTGTCGAGGGCTAA
- a CDS encoding acetate--CoA ligase family protein: MDCFFKAKAVAIVGASPSEGKLSNVIMQSMKDAAFPGEVFYVNPKYPAKNYYPDIRSIGKPVDMAVFAMSAEYVPGLLKGLGGVLKGAVVVSGGFSETGAVGAAHEKALLETARNEGIRLIGPNCLGIYDTVSGVDTFFIPRERAGRPRKGRIAILSQSGSFALTAMDEMAAEGLGVSRVVSYGNRVDVSEAECLDFLSTDEHTDVVIVYIEGINNGRAFVEAARRCSAKKTVLAYKVGRYGSAERAARSHTGSIAGRYEIYRAAFKKAGVVELGSYEELMDSCRVLSKSPVMPKGRRVAIITDGGGMGVGIADACEAAGLDVTQLAENKANELRSVFPAYFTVSNPIDLTGSVTDEWYALSLKTVLEGDGYDMAIVAALWGPPGLTDKLPMMLAEEAQKAAKPVIICSPGGSFTLSKRALFEKAGLPVFSTPEGAVRAASVLVKKSVLNHI, translated from the coding sequence GTGGATTGTTTTTTTAAGGCTAAGGCCGTTGCCATAGTAGGGGCTTCCCCGTCAGAGGGTAAGCTCTCGAACGTCATTATGCAGAGCATGAAGGACGCTGCTTTTCCGGGCGAGGTCTTCTACGTAAACCCCAAGTATCCCGCAAAAAATTATTATCCCGATATCCGTTCAATCGGCAAGCCCGTTGACATGGCCGTGTTTGCCATGTCCGCCGAGTATGTTCCCGGACTTCTAAAGGGGCTTGGCGGCGTTCTCAAAGGCGCGGTGGTCGTAAGCGGCGGGTTTTCCGAGACAGGGGCCGTTGGAGCGGCGCACGAGAAGGCTCTCTTGGAAACAGCAAGAAACGAAGGCATACGCTTGATTGGCCCGAACTGTCTTGGTATCTACGATACCGTCTCCGGAGTTGACACGTTTTTCATACCAAGGGAAAGGGCAGGCAGGCCCAGGAAGGGCCGCATAGCCATACTGTCGCAAAGCGGCTCGTTTGCCCTGACCGCAATGGATGAAATGGCGGCAGAGGGGCTCGGTGTTTCAAGGGTTGTAAGCTACGGTAACCGCGTGGATGTTTCCGAGGCCGAGTGCCTGGATTTTCTTTCTACCGACGAGCATACCGATGTTGTTATCGTTTATATCGAAGGCATAAATAACGGCCGCGCCTTTGTCGAGGCTGCAAGAAGGTGCAGCGCGAAAAAAACAGTGCTTGCGTACAAAGTCGGCCGCTACGGCTCTGCAGAGCGGGCCGCAAGGTCGCACACCGGCTCCATAGCCGGACGATACGAAATATACAGGGCGGCATTTAAAAAGGCAGGGGTTGTCGAGCTAGGGAGTTACGAGGAACTTATGGATTCATGCCGCGTGCTTTCGAAAAGTCCCGTGATGCCAAAGGGCCGCCGTGTTGCCATAATCACCGACGGCGGGGGCATGGGGGTTGGCATTGCAGATGCATGCGAGGCTGCAGGGCTCGATGTCACGCAGCTTGCCGAAAATAAGGCCAATGAGCTCCGCTCGGTATTCCCGGCTTATTTTACCGTTTCTAATCCCATAGACCTTACCGGCAGCGTGACCGATGAATGGTATGCTCTTTCACTTAAAACGGTGCTTGAAGGCGACGGCTACGACATGGCCATAGTCGCGGCGCTCTGGGGCCCTCCTGGGCTTACGGACAAACTGCCGATGATGCTTGCAGAAGAGGCCCAAAAGGCCGCAAAGCCGGTTATCATATGTTCTCCAGGAGGATCTTTTACGCTAAGTAAGCGCGCTTTGTTCGAGAAGGCCGGGTTGCCGGTGTTCTCGACGCCCGAGGGAGCGGTCAGGGCAGCTTCGGTGCTTGTCAAAAAAAGTGTTTTAAATCATATTTAA
- a CDS encoding metallophosphoesterase, with amino-acid sequence MTKSRISLTLLTAALAVILSASTCVADSTEKIIRKYTYRDNAPYSITLKATSQKNFVFAVVGDSGSGNKEQFEVANEILKAAPEFIIHTGDVVYMTGEWEHYLDKFVEPYEKLLKKGIPFYPVPGNHDYIENDGEGFRAYFLTLPNRYYTIKAGDIEFFMLDSNTIEEGDKEQLEWLETALKNSRAAFKIAVMHHPFYSSGFHGNTETVTKALHAIFEKNNVSLVLSGHDHDYERSKDGQVTHIVTGGGGAMLYNKPRPPHKFSVKFVETFHFLKVTVEKDLLRIQAIDFKGSEIDSFEIKPHR; translated from the coding sequence ATGACAAAATCGCGCATATCACTTACGCTGCTTACAGCCGCCTTGGCCGTTATCCTTTCCGCCTCTACATGTGTTGCAGACAGCACGGAAAAGATAATAAGGAAATATACCTACAGGGATAACGCGCCGTACTCGATAACGCTTAAGGCAACATCGCAAAAGAACTTCGTCTTCGCCGTTGTCGGGGACTCGGGCTCCGGCAACAAAGAGCAGTTCGAGGTTGCAAACGAGATACTAAAGGCCGCCCCGGAGTTCATAATCCACACCGGCGACGTCGTCTACATGACAGGCGAATGGGAACACTATCTGGACAAATTCGTAGAGCCCTACGAAAAGCTCCTTAAAAAGGGCATCCCCTTCTACCCGGTGCCGGGCAACCACGACTACATAGAAAACGACGGCGAGGGCTTCAGAGCGTATTTCCTAACTCTCCCGAACCGCTACTACACGATAAAGGCCGGGGATATCGAATTCTTCATGCTCGACTCTAACACGATAGAAGAAGGCGACAAAGAACAGCTCGAATGGCTGGAGACTGCGCTTAAAAATTCAAGGGCCGCATTCAAGATAGCGGTCATGCACCACCCATTCTACTCAAGCGGTTTTCACGGCAATACCGAAACGGTAACAAAAGCCCTTCACGCTATATTCGAAAAAAACAACGTCTCCCTTGTGCTCTCCGGCCACGACCACGACTACGAACGCTCAAAAGACGGCCAGGTTACGCACATTGTAACAGGAGGAGGCGGAGCAATGCTCTACAACAAACCGAGACCGCCGCACAAGTTCTCGGTCAAATTCGTCGAGACCTTTCATTTTCTCAAGGTAACAGTTGAAAAAGACCTGCTAAGGATACAGGCCATAGACTTTAAAGGCAGCGAGATAGATTCCTTTGAAATAAAGCCGCACCGCTAA